The nucleotide window CAGATTAAAGCAGGCAAATCTTCAATTTCGCTGCCGTTGATGCTGTACTCATGGTGCTGGGTACCGAAATGATCCGCCACAATCCTTGCATATGGCCGTTCATCAAATGCAGAATCTTCAAACCCAACGGAAAATGTTTTCAGCTTCTTATCCATACACTGGGAAGCTAAAGCAACATTGGCACTTGAATCAAGCCCCCCGCTGAGAAGGATACCTACTTGCCCATGGGTGTCAAGCTGGCGGGCGATTGAATTTTTCAATAATTCCTTATAGGTGAAAACAGCATCATCCAGGTTATCGGGTGTGTTTTTCAAGACATTAAAATCCCAGAAAGGTTCCTGGGTGGCTGTTCCATTTTTACAGACAAGGATGTTTCCGGGAGAAAGCTTGTGAATTCCTTTGATCATCGACCAGGGTGACGATACGTAAGAATACTTCAAAAAAAGGTTCAACGCCTCGAAGTCTATTTCTTTATGGATTTCCGGACAGCTTAAAAGTGTTTTCAAGTGGGTTGCAAAGTAAAATCTGTTGTCAACATTTGTCCAGTAAATCTGATGGGCCATACCAAAGCGGTCATTTGCCAGGAAGAATGCCCTCTTCTTCAGGTCCAGGATCGCCAGGGAAAATAATCCGTTGAATTTCCTGTAAAATTCTTTCCCGTGCAACCGGTAGAGTTGAAGAGCCAAATCCAGATCGCCGCTGCATTGCCCGGCCTCCTCTGGGATATCCTGCAACAAACTCTCATAATTATGAATTTCTCCATGGATGAGTCCGATCAACTGAAGATCTTCATTCTTTACAATACCAGGCTGCTGAATTGAAATCTCACTGATACGTTTCATTCCGAGTATATAATGATCATCCCATTTGCAGGAGACCACTGCTTTTCTTGAGCCGCTGTTGTTAAGGAACCTGCCCATCGTGGCTGCAAGTTTTCCAGGCTGATCAATGATCTGCTTGAAATCGATTATTCCAAATATTCCCTGACTCATATCATATTTCCTTTATCTGTTGTTCCATTAAGCGTTTTTTTCCTGTGATCACATAATTTTTTTCCCGCGCCGTTTAAACTCCTGCACATCTTTTCGTGTGGGGAAAGAAAAATATGAGCCTTCTGAGACCGGATTCTGACGATATTGCATATCGCCGGATTTGACCCTGTTGATCGCCTCAATCATAAGCCGGGCACCGATTTTTTTGGTACGCTTTATAAGGAAATCCAATGTTTCGCCAGCAAGTATTGCAACATCTTTCTGTAAGAGGATGCGCCCGTCATCTATCTCTGGATTGATTTCATGAATTGTGATACCGATGGATTTTTCGCCATGATACATTTGCCAGAAATTGGGCAGCATTCCGCGGTATCTGGGAAGCTTGCCGCTGTGTATATTAATACAGCCATGCCGGGGAATTTTAATCAGTTCTTTTTTGAATATAAGGGGGGATGCAACTGAAACAATCAGATCCAGATTCATTGCTTTTATTTTATTCAAAAACAGTCTGGAATTGATATCGGTTTCATGCATGACCTGCAACCCGGATTCTGCACAAAGCTTGCTGATGCTGTTATTCATCATCTTATATACTGCATATCTCAAACCCATTTTAAGGAAGTCTACTGCTCCGTAAAAATCATACATCTGACGGGCAAGCTGAAACATGCTTTTCTTGCCCATTGCCTGTGCGATGACAACACCTTTTACTTCTTCCGGATCAGGATAGATTCTGAATAATTCCTCAAAAAAAGTCCGGACGTAAAACGGATCATCCTGGGTAATGAATAGAATGTTGAAACTCATTTTCGTATAGTCTCCCATGTAACCATTTTTCTGCCGAGGATAAAATTAAAAAATGCTCTGAAAGAAGCAAGATTCACGACACAGAAATACAACGGTAAAGATAATATTTTATGTTTTTTCCCGATTTTTTCCAGATACCAGCCACCAAAGGCGGCTCCATAGAACACTGTCTGACCAATAAACAGAAATTGATAAAGTTTTTGATCCAAAAGCATGCAATTGGCAATGAAAATAAGAACCAGAAAAAAAGGAATGAGCCATCTCAAAACCTTGTGGGAATGAAGCTGGAATGCAACAAACTTATTTCTGAACGGGTTCAGCAAATCCTTGACATAGGCCAATCCGTTCATGCCTCGTGTGATCACCCGGACCCGCATTGAAAATTCTTCGAGGGCTTTTTCTTCAGTGACTTCGTAGGCTATGGCTTCCGGCTCAAAAGCAATACGGTAACCCTTTTCGATGATCTTCAACGGTTCGACAAGATCGCTGATAATCTCTTTAGGCAAAGGCTCATACAGACGTCTCCTCACTGAATAAATGCACCCGCAGCAGCCGGTGATCGTTTTGATGCGGGTCTGCCGGCTTTTAATAAAGTTTTCATATTTCCAGAAAAGGACCGTGCCTGTACCCACAGAGGCTCCGGTGGGATTCAAATACTCATACCTGCCGCTTACGGCTCCAATCGTTGGATCGTTGTAATTTCTAACAATTTTTCGTATGGCATTTCTATCATAATTCGTGGTTGCATCAGAAAAAATAATAATCTCCCCTATAGCTGTTTTGACTGCCTGATTCTGGGTTTCAGTTTTACCGACCCTCCCTTCAACCCGATGTAAAACAACCCCCCTGCCGGAAAAGCTTTTGACAATTTCATCCGTATTATCTGTGGATCCATCCGAAGCCACCATGATTTCTAATTTATCCCTGGGATAATCCAGACTCAGTGTATTATCCAGTTTCTGGCTGATATTCTTCTCTTCATTATAAGCCGTGATCAGAAAAGTAACCGAGGGTTCAATGTCTTTTTTATGGACCGGATGATTGTTAAACAGGGAAAGAAAGAGTGTCAGCAAAGGATAACCGATGTAAGTATAAAAAATCACTCCGATGAAAAGCCAGAAGATTAGTTCAGTCATAATCATCCCTTTATTTTATCCGGATTGAAGCACATCTTGATAAACATCAAGATACTTTTCCGTCATGATATTAGAAGAAAATTCAAGTTCGACTTTTTGGCGTGCATGATTTGCCATCTTTTGAATTTTTTTCGGATTTGCCAGTAATCCCATGATTTCCATGGAGAGATTGTTGACATTTCCCGGTTCAATCAATACCCCGGACCGTCCATGTTCAAACACACTGGAAACAGCTCCGACATCCGTTGCTACTACCGGTTTTCGGGATGCCATGGCTTCAAGTAAAACCATGGGCAGTCCTTCGGTAAGAGAAGGTAAAACAAAAATATCCATAATGGAATAAATAGTGGATATGTCGTTTCTGACTCCGGTAAAAATAAAAGGATTTTGGGAAATAACTTTTTGAGAATATAATTTATCAGCTATCCGACAGGCTTTTTCTTCTAAATATTCCCTTAACGGGCCATCTCCAACAATGAGAAAAACGACTCTCGAATATTTCTGGAGTACCTTTTCAGCGGCTTTCAGGAAATAGATATGCCCTTTTTCTTCGGAAAGTCTGCCTACGGTGCCTATCACTTTGCAGTCATCTTCAATGCCGAGTTTTTTTCTTATATTATTCTCATTAATCCGGTTATTGAATCTCTTGATGTTAAT belongs to Desulfobacula toluolica Tol2 and includes:
- a CDS encoding asparagine synthetase B family protein; translated protein: MSQGIFGIIDFKQIIDQPGKLAATMGRFLNNSGSRKAVVSCKWDDHYILGMKRISEISIQQPGIVKNEDLQLIGLIHGEIHNYESLLQDIPEEAGQCSGDLDLALQLYRLHGKEFYRKFNGLFSLAILDLKKRAFFLANDRFGMAHQIYWTNVDNRFYFATHLKTLLSCPEIHKEIDFEALNLFLKYSYVSSPWSMIKGIHKLSPGNILVCKNGTATQEPFWDFNVLKNTPDNLDDAVFTYKELLKNSIARQLDTHGQVGILLSGGLDSSANVALASQCMDKKLKTFSVGFEDSAFDERPYARIVADHFGTQHHEYSINGSEIEDLPALIWHLEEPYFELGLFLTYQGMAAARKETDVILGGEAADQIFGTGGFAGGLPLALRYILLKGHLLGAASWMAGSLKRRYFYEHDNLAFKFRLLWNRVADLNDWFFYGYDEHELRQLHQNPLLAKTPRIFPDKQPTVVPDSFADLYRETQINQDIKHFSNENLMVKSGRMADMLDLTLRESYLDTELTDFMVSVDYGFKRSGGLVDHLRRNIQTKFLHRKAMEGLLPPEIMAKPKQGGFVPVMIFLENENLRKRIYMHLLNSDIIKACFNLDYIKTLFGNYEQHLRKKVYWHNFHNSKANRILFLLTFDIWHHFYLSNDFLEVQPMPLSEYLR
- a CDS encoding glycosyltransferase family 4 protein, whose translation is MKYGVVYEMYQWGNEFMRVLHLISSSGFYGADNVLIELSKQLRHSFFLPVIGVFENKHNPHLEVVEVARQHSLPVQIFPCKGKLDLKTVLLIRRFVDEQKINLIHTHGYKSNFYTTAAVIGKKIPMITTCHNWLGDDIKMKFYARLDKFFLNRFDKIIAVSDAVNQEILNHGISSEKLVTVYNGINIKRFNNRINENNIRKKLGIEDDCKVIGTVGRLSEEKGHIYFLKAAEKVLQKYSRVVFLIVGDGPLREYLEEKACRIADKLYSQKVISQNPFIFTGVRNDISTIYSIMDIFVLPSLTEGLPMVLLEAMASRKPVVATDVGAVSSVFEHGRSGVLIEPGNVNNLSMEIMGLLANPKKIQKMANHARQKVELEFSSNIMTEKYLDVYQDVLQSG
- a CDS encoding glycosyltransferase family 2 protein, which encodes MTELIFWLFIGVIFYTYIGYPLLTLFLSLFNNHPVHKKDIEPSVTFLITAYNEEKNISQKLDNTLSLDYPRDKLEIMVASDGSTDNTDEIVKSFSGRGVVLHRVEGRVGKTETQNQAVKTAIGEIIIFSDATTNYDRNAIRKIVRNYNDPTIGAVSGRYEYLNPTGASVGTGTVLFWKYENFIKSRQTRIKTITGCCGCIYSVRRRLYEPLPKEIISDLVEPLKIIEKGYRIAFEPEAIAYEVTEEKALEEFSMRVRVITRGMNGLAYVKDLLNPFRNKFVAFQLHSHKVLRWLIPFFLVLIFIANCMLLDQKLYQFLFIGQTVFYGAAFGGWYLEKIGKKHKILSLPLYFCVVNLASFRAFFNFILGRKMVTWETIRK
- a CDS encoding methionyl-tRNA formyltransferase, whose product is MSFNILFITQDDPFYVRTFFEELFRIYPDPEEVKGVVIAQAMGKKSMFQLARQMYDFYGAVDFLKMGLRYAVYKMMNNSISKLCAESGLQVMHETDINSRLFLNKIKAMNLDLIVSVASPLIFKKELIKIPRHGCINIHSGKLPRYRGMLPNFWQMYHGEKSIGITIHEINPEIDDGRILLQKDVAILAGETLDFLIKRTKKIGARLMIEAINRVKSGDMQYRQNPVSEGSYFSFPTRKDVQEFKRRGKKIM